One part of the Acidobacteriota bacterium genome encodes these proteins:
- a CDS encoding methylmalonyl-CoA mutase, which produces MSTAEKPVPAANAGDLADFDYASDLNDPGQFPYTRGIHESGYQGKLWTMRQFAGFSTPEATNRRYRDLLDAGGQGLSVAFDLPTLMGRDPDHPLSQGEVGKCGVSVASAADMMRLFEGIPLDRVTTSMTINSPAAMIFAMYLVAAERQGVAWGSLSGTLQNDILKEYIAQKEYIYPPRPSMRLVTDTFAFCAREVPRWNTISVSGYHIREAGASALQELAFTLRDGMEYVQHGIDAGLEVDSFAPRISFFFNAQNDFFEEIAKYRAARKVWGTVMRDRYGARDERSWKLRFHAQTAGVSLTAQQPYNNVVRTALQAMAAVLGGANSLHTNALDEALALPTTEAALLALRTQQIIAHESGVTQAVDPLGGSYWLESLTRDLEEGAWDYFERIDARGGMVAAIEQGYPQQEVANSAYAAQQAVEMGATKVVGVNSHVEGAEQMTVRTLYIDESVAAAQVERLEAMRVRRDNAACDRALDDVRRTAEGTGNLVPPLISAVRADATLGELCDSLRDVWGEWEETPQV; this is translated from the coding sequence ATGTCCACGGCGGAAAAGCCGGTCCCGGCCGCGAACGCAGGCGATCTCGCCGACTTCGACTACGCCAGCGATCTTAACGACCCCGGGCAGTTTCCCTACACGCGCGGCATCCACGAGAGCGGCTATCAGGGCAAGCTCTGGACGATGCGGCAGTTTGCCGGTTTCAGCACCCCGGAGGCGACCAACCGGCGGTACCGCGACCTGCTCGATGCAGGCGGGCAGGGGCTGAGCGTGGCGTTCGACCTGCCGACGTTGATGGGGAGGGACCCGGACCACCCGCTCTCACAAGGAGAGGTGGGGAAGTGCGGCGTTAGCGTCGCGTCGGCGGCCGACATGATGCGCCTGTTCGAGGGCATCCCGCTCGACCGTGTGACCACCTCGATGACAATCAACAGTCCGGCCGCCATGATCTTCGCAATGTACCTGGTAGCGGCCGAGCGCCAGGGGGTTGCCTGGGGAAGCCTCTCGGGAACACTCCAGAACGACATTCTGAAGGAGTACATTGCGCAGAAGGAGTACATCTACCCGCCACGCCCGTCGATGCGCCTGGTGACAGACACCTTCGCCTTCTGCGCCCGGGAAGTGCCTCGCTGGAACACCATTTCCGTAAGCGGCTACCACATCCGTGAGGCCGGAGCCAGCGCACTGCAGGAGCTGGCGTTTACGCTACGGGACGGGATGGAATACGTGCAGCATGGGATCGACGCGGGGCTGGAGGTCGACTCGTTCGCGCCGCGCATCTCGTTCTTCTTCAATGCGCAGAACGACTTCTTCGAGGAGATCGCGAAGTACCGGGCGGCGCGCAAGGTGTGGGGCACGGTAATGCGCGACCGCTACGGGGCGCGGGACGAGCGTTCCTGGAAGCTCCGGTTTCACGCGCAGACGGCGGGCGTGTCGCTTACCGCGCAACAGCCGTACAACAACGTCGTGCGGACCGCGCTGCAAGCGATGGCGGCGGTCTTGGGCGGCGCGAACTCGCTGCACACCAACGCACTTGACGAGGCGCTGGCGCTGCCGACCACGGAAGCGGCCCTGCTCGCGCTCCGGACGCAGCAGATCATTGCGCACGAGAGTGGCGTCACCCAAGCTGTCGATCCGTTGGGTGGGTCCTATTGGCTGGAATCCCTGACTCGGGATCTGGAAGAGGGCGCGTGGGATTACTTCGAGAGGATTGACGCGCGGGGAGGCATGGTGGCGGCGATCGAGCAGGGATATCCCCAGCAGGAGGTCGCCAACAGCGCGTATGCCGCGCAGCAGGCCGTAGAGATGGGCGCGACGAAGGTGGTCGGGGTCAACTCCCACGTCGAGGGGGCGGAGCAGATGACGGTTCGCACGCTCTACATCGATGAGTCGGTAGCGGCGGCGCAGGTTGAGCGACTGGAAGCGATGCGAGTGCGCCGCGACAACGCGGCGTGCGACCGGGCACTCGATGACGTCCGACGCACGGCGGAGGGTACCGGAAACCTGGTGCCACCGCTGATCAGCGCGGTTCGCGCCGACGCCACGCTCGGCGAGTTGTGCGACTCGCTGCGCGACGTATGGGGCGAATGGGAAGAAACGCCACAGGTCTGA
- a CDS encoding cobalamin B12-binding domain-containing protein — MTVRRIRVVVAKPGLDGHDRGAKVIARALRDAGMEVIYTGLRQTPEQIVETALQEDADVIGVSILSGAHNHVCPRMTALLADRGLDDVLVVAGGIIPDTDIPRLKKAGVAGVFQPGTPMRAIIDFIRENVRPVSRSEPG, encoded by the coding sequence ATGACCGTGCGGCGTATTCGTGTCGTCGTGGCGAAGCCGGGCCTCGATGGCCACGATCGCGGCGCAAAGGTAATCGCCCGTGCGTTGCGCGACGCGGGGATGGAGGTGATTTACACGGGACTCCGCCAGACCCCGGAACAGATTGTCGAGACGGCTCTGCAGGAGGATGCCGACGTCATCGGCGTGTCAATCCTCTCGGGCGCGCACAACCACGTTTGCCCCCGCATGACCGCGCTCCTTGCCGACCGGGGTCTGGATGACGTGCTCGTCGTGGCCGGAGGCATCATTCCCGACACCGACATACCCCGTCTCAAGAAGGCGGGCGTGGCTGGTGTGTTCCAGCCTGGTACACCGATGCGGGCCATCATCGACTTCATTCGCGAGAACGTGCGCCCCGTTTCCCGCTCGGAGCCCGGCTGA
- a CDS encoding response regulator → MSYKLLLAEDSLAIQQVVQLAFTGEDVDVVVVDDGNAAIAAIEREPPDIVLADASLPGTDGYDLAACIGHRAAESSLPVVLLTGAFEPVDQDRANASGCRDILVKPFVPRELVTRVMMLLDPAYVAPAPEAEAGEAASFESGAGDARRPEGGAREPMHVGPQPEPIPVRSEPAPEPIDVTPVPDPEPVESAPAPEPIVVRAAPEPLEMSPAPEPTALAHRPILAQAFATFLAAERELAPRSGGVSASIASASAIPPDFGDSVKRELTRRVRRRLTKGFVRDMAAQVVAKTVDRVVREELARMNVRPPSE, encoded by the coding sequence ATGAGCTACAAGCTCCTCCTGGCCGAGGACAGCCTTGCGATCCAGCAGGTTGTGCAGCTCGCGTTCACCGGCGAGGACGTCGATGTCGTCGTGGTGGACGACGGCAACGCGGCCATCGCGGCGATCGAACGCGAGCCGCCCGACATCGTGCTGGCCGATGCCAGTCTGCCCGGCACCGACGGCTACGATCTTGCCGCCTGCATCGGACATCGGGCCGCCGAATCCAGTCTCCCTGTCGTGCTGCTCACCGGCGCGTTCGAGCCGGTGGACCAGGATCGTGCCAACGCGTCCGGCTGTCGCGACATCCTGGTGAAGCCCTTCGTTCCACGCGAGCTTGTGACTCGCGTCATGATGCTGCTCGACCCGGCCTACGTGGCGCCTGCACCCGAAGCGGAAGCTGGAGAAGCTGCTTCGTTCGAATCCGGCGCCGGCGATGCGCGGCGGCCGGAGGGGGGGGCACGGGAGCCGATGCATGTCGGGCCTCAACCGGAGCCGATTCCCGTCCGGTCCGAACCCGCGCCGGAGCCGATCGACGTAACGCCGGTGCCCGACCCTGAACCGGTCGAGTCGGCACCCGCGCCGGAGCCGATCGTTGTGCGCGCCGCGCCGGAACCCCTTGAGATGTCACCGGCGCCGGAGCCGACGGCGCTTGCCCATCGCCCGATCCTCGCGCAGGCGTTCGCCACTTTCCTCGCCGCGGAACGCGAGCTCGCGCCGCGGTCCGGCGGAGTATCCGCGTCGATTGCCAGTGCGTCCGCCATCCCGCCCGACTTTGGCGACTCCGTGAAGCGCGAGCTGACCCGCCGGGTTCGACGCCGGCTGACGAAGGGATTCGTCCGTGACATGGCGGCGCAGGTGGTTGCGAAGACTGTGGATCGGGTCGTGCGCGAGGAGCTGGCCCGCATGAACGTCCGTCCGCCCTCCGAATAA
- a CDS encoding valine--tRNA ligase — protein MRQLSKAFEHTEVDPKWYAYWEAIGAFRADPASDRPPFSMVLPPPNVTGWLHIGHALNQTLHDVIARWKRMQGFDVLWLPGTDHAGIATQNVVEKQLAEEGRSRHDLGREAFEKRVWDWVGKSRGTITSQMRKLGASVDWSRERFTLDENLSRAVRRVFVTLYNDDLIYRAPALVSWCPRCRTALSDLEVVHHTTRGKLWHIRYPHADGGGSVTVATTRPETMLGDTAVAVHPDDSRYADLIGRTLTLPVMGRALPVIADTFVDPAFGTGAVKVTPAHDPNDFAIGERHRLERIAVIDEDGRMTESAGPYAGLDRFEARSALVERLGADGLLVATEDHEHAVGQCQRCGTVVEPLLSTQWFVRIAPLAEPALAAVVDGGTKFVPDNWTRTYNDWMTNIHDWCISRQLWWGHRIPAWYCEECGETHVAEEAPAACGCGGALTQEQDVLDTWFSSGLWPFSTMGWPEETEDLRRYYPTTLLVTGHDIIFFWVARMMMLGLRFRGDVPFRSVYVTSLVRDEHGRKMSKSKGNVVDPLEVMGTIGADAFRFTLAALASPGMDISLSEGRLRAYRQFINKIWNASRFVRMQFPEANTAEPESARARGGRGTSGSSGELPPAGSLGLIHRWMLHRVSELAAEVGTALDDFRFDVAADRLYHVFWHEYADWYIELIKPELQAGGETRARAGAVLLEVHDRLLRLLHPFIPFVTEEVWQALHAPVPDERRTVTLAPFPAPVEAWRDDGAVATMALLQDVVTTVRTVRSEWNVPPRRSITVHAHGADRGTIRRLGPHLDHVERLAGLESFTFAEAAPAHDPETVRRVVRDFELHIPLAGIVDRAQEADRVGRELEKLTKQRNGLRARLENRSFLERAAPDVVQETRDQEAATGERQQKLARILAELAP, from the coding sequence ATGCGTCAGTTGTCGAAAGCGTTCGAGCACACCGAGGTGGACCCCAAGTGGTACGCCTACTGGGAAGCGATCGGTGCGTTCCGCGCCGACCCGGCGTCGGACAGACCTCCGTTCAGCATGGTGTTGCCCCCTCCCAACGTAACGGGGTGGCTGCATATCGGCCATGCACTCAACCAGACGCTGCATGACGTGATCGCGCGCTGGAAGCGGATGCAGGGCTTCGATGTCCTCTGGCTTCCCGGTACCGACCATGCCGGCATCGCGACACAGAACGTCGTAGAGAAACAGTTGGCAGAGGAAGGCAGATCACGCCACGACCTCGGCCGCGAGGCGTTCGAGAAACGCGTGTGGGACTGGGTCGGCAAGAGCCGCGGCACCATCACCAGCCAGATGCGGAAGCTGGGTGCATCGGTGGACTGGTCACGCGAGCGCTTCACCCTGGACGAGAACCTCTCGCGTGCCGTTCGCCGGGTCTTCGTAACGCTGTACAACGATGACCTCATCTATCGCGCTCCGGCCCTGGTGAGCTGGTGTCCGCGCTGTCGCACCGCGCTTTCCGATCTCGAAGTGGTGCATCACACGACCCGGGGGAAGCTCTGGCACATTCGGTATCCGCATGCCGATGGCGGCGGTTCGGTGACCGTGGCGACTACGCGGCCCGAGACCATGCTGGGTGACACGGCGGTTGCGGTTCACCCGGACGATTCCCGGTACGCGGACCTGATCGGCCGGACCCTCACGCTTCCCGTCATGGGGCGCGCCCTGCCGGTGATCGCCGACACGTTTGTCGACCCCGCCTTCGGGACCGGCGCCGTCAAGGTAACGCCGGCGCACGATCCGAATGACTTCGCCATCGGGGAGCGGCACCGCCTCGAGCGGATCGCGGTAATTGACGAGGATGGACGGATGACCGAGTCCGCCGGACCTTACGCGGGATTGGACCGTTTCGAGGCGCGCTCGGCGCTGGTTGAACGCCTCGGGGCGGACGGCCTGCTCGTTGCAACCGAAGATCACGAGCACGCGGTAGGGCAGTGTCAGCGGTGTGGGACGGTGGTGGAGCCTCTCCTGTCGACGCAGTGGTTCGTTCGCATCGCACCGCTGGCCGAACCTGCGCTCGCCGCAGTCGTCGATGGCGGCACGAAGTTCGTTCCGGATAACTGGACCCGTACGTACAACGATTGGATGACCAATATCCACGACTGGTGCATCTCACGCCAACTCTGGTGGGGCCATCGCATCCCTGCGTGGTACTGCGAGGAGTGCGGCGAGACGCATGTTGCCGAGGAGGCGCCGGCCGCGTGCGGCTGCGGGGGCGCTCTCACGCAGGAGCAGGACGTCCTGGATACCTGGTTTAGTTCGGGCCTGTGGCCATTCAGTACGATGGGTTGGCCGGAAGAGACGGAGGACCTGCGCCGCTACTATCCGACGACCCTGCTGGTGACCGGCCACGACATCATTTTCTTCTGGGTCGCCCGGATGATGATGCTTGGCCTCCGCTTCCGGGGCGACGTGCCGTTCCGTTCGGTCTACGTCACGTCGCTGGTGCGGGACGAACACGGACGGAAGATGAGCAAGTCGAAGGGGAATGTCGTCGATCCGCTCGAAGTAATGGGAACGATTGGCGCCGACGCGTTCCGCTTCACGCTCGCTGCGCTGGCGTCACCGGGGATGGACATTTCGCTCTCCGAGGGGCGCCTGCGGGCCTACCGGCAGTTCATCAACAAGATCTGGAACGCATCGCGGTTTGTCCGGATGCAGTTTCCGGAGGCGAACACGGCCGAACCGGAGTCGGCACGGGCGAGGGGAGGCAGAGGTACTTCCGGTTCGTCAGGTGAACTCCCGCCGGCGGGCTCGCTTGGCCTAATCCACCGCTGGATGCTCCACCGGGTCAGCGAACTCGCGGCCGAAGTGGGTACGGCGCTGGACGACTTCCGTTTCGATGTCGCCGCCGACAGGCTGTATCACGTGTTCTGGCACGAGTACGCCGATTGGTACATCGAGTTGATCAAGCCTGAACTCCAGGCCGGCGGTGAGACGCGTGCCCGGGCCGGAGCAGTCCTGCTGGAAGTTCACGATCGGCTGCTTCGACTGTTGCATCCCTTCATTCCCTTCGTCACGGAGGAGGTATGGCAGGCGCTGCATGCGCCGGTTCCCGACGAACGCCGGACCGTGACCCTCGCGCCATTCCCTGCGCCGGTCGAGGCCTGGCGTGACGACGGCGCCGTCGCTACTATGGCGTTGCTGCAGGATGTCGTCACGACCGTGCGCACCGTCCGTTCCGAATGGAACGTGCCGCCCCGGCGTTCCATCACGGTCCATGCACACGGAGCGGATCGCGGTACCATCAGACGGCTTGGTCCGCATCTGGATCACGTCGAGCGCCTGGCGGGCCTCGAATCCTTCACGTTCGCCGAGGCCGCGCCAGCCCACGATCCGGAGACAGTCCGCCGTGTCGTCCGCGACTTCGAATTGCACATTCCGCTCGCCGGCATCGTTGATCGGGCGCAGGAGGCGGATCGCGTGGGGCGTGAACTGGAGAAGCTGACGAAGCAGCGGAACGGCCTGCGGGCACGCCTCGAGAACCGGTCTTTCCTCGAGCGCGCCGCTCCCGACGTGGTTCAGGAGACACGCGATCAGGAAGCGGCGACCGGCGAGCGCCAACAGAAGCTGGCGCGCATTCTGGCGGAGCTTGCCCCGTGA
- the nadC gene encoding carboxylating nicotinate-nucleotide diphosphorylase, whose translation MAHSPLDASAYRDLVRRALAEDLEGGDLTTQATLREDRRVRGRICVDGPCVVAGLDVALEVFRQLDADVEVTEVRHADGEHCVRGEVVATLEGRAAALLGGERTALNFLQRLSGIATQTRRYAQAAGGRTIILDTRKTTPTFRVLEKYAVRIGGAANHRFGLGHGILIKDNHIRLAGSLTEAVCRARSALDRSPRLVDPESETAGPLAGRIEVEVQSLVEVDEALAAGADIVLLDNLALSDAAEAIARCRGRVDTEISGGVTLDRIPDLAALGPTYVSVGAITHSVRAADLSFDITTLP comes from the coding sequence CTGGCCCACTCGCCGCTCGACGCCTCCGCCTATCGCGATTTGGTCCGCCGCGCGCTCGCCGAAGACCTGGAGGGTGGCGACCTGACCACCCAGGCGACCTTGCGTGAGGACCGGCGCGTGCGTGGCCGGATTTGCGTCGATGGGCCGTGCGTGGTGGCGGGACTGGATGTTGCCTTGGAAGTCTTCCGTCAGCTCGACGCCGATGTCGAGGTCACGGAAGTGCGGCACGCAGATGGCGAACATTGCGTACGGGGGGAGGTCGTGGCAACGCTTGAAGGTCGTGCCGCCGCCCTTCTCGGCGGTGAACGGACGGCGCTCAATTTCCTCCAGCGTCTTTCCGGCATCGCCACGCAGACGCGCCGCTACGCGCAGGCGGCGGGCGGCCGGACCATCATCCTGGACACGCGGAAGACGACGCCGACCTTCCGCGTGCTCGAGAAGTACGCGGTCCGCATCGGCGGTGCCGCGAACCATCGGTTCGGCCTGGGCCACGGGATTCTCATAAAGGACAACCACATCCGCCTGGCCGGCTCGCTGACCGAAGCGGTTTGTCGCGCCCGCTCCGCACTCGATCGGTCGCCGCGGCTCGTCGATCCGGAATCGGAAACCGCGGGACCGCTGGCCGGCCGGATAGAAGTCGAAGTCCAGTCCCTCGTCGAGGTAGATGAGGCCTTGGCGGCAGGCGCCGACATTGTCCTTCTCGACAACCTCGCGCTGAGCGATGCGGCGGAGGCCATTGCGCGTTGCCGGGGCAGGGTCGACACGGAGATCTCCGGCGGCGTGACGCTCGATCGAATCCCGGATCTGGCCGCGCTTGGACCGACGTATGTATCGGTCGGGGCAATTACGCATTCGGTCCGCGCCGCAGACCTCAGTTTCGACATAACGACGCTCCCATGA
- a CDS encoding biotin--[acetyl-CoA-carboxylase] ligase has protein sequence MTGPAPSLPPTLAAVLAAQPETDPASVRYYPVLVSTNDTAAELAALGAPDGSVVIAGRQTRGRGRRGREWHSPEGVGLYLSMILRGRQSPVITLLAGVAVAEAIRETTGVAVDVKWPNDLVAAPRSANSWRKVAGILTEALPPGAGEGAIVGIGVNVGDTPFPSHLAGTAVALDQCVGTPVDQDALCAGLLARLARWRRRVATDGAAELLHRWRELSPSSLGAPVAWDDGAGATRRGITAGIDGAGALLVNVDGATERVVGGDLRWGG, from the coding sequence ATGACCGGTCCGGCGCCGTCACTGCCTCCCACGCTTGCGGCGGTTCTTGCGGCGCAGCCGGAAACGGACCCGGCGTCCGTTCGCTATTACCCGGTTCTTGTCTCGACGAACGACACCGCCGCAGAGCTTGCCGCCCTGGGTGCGCCGGACGGGTCGGTCGTCATTGCGGGGCGCCAGACGAGAGGTCGAGGACGTCGTGGCCGGGAATGGCATTCGCCAGAAGGCGTCGGCCTGTATCTCTCGATGATTCTGCGAGGCCGCCAGTCGCCGGTCATCACACTGCTTGCCGGCGTTGCCGTCGCCGAAGCGATCCGCGAGACGACGGGCGTGGCGGTGGACGTGAAGTGGCCGAACGACCTGGTGGCCGCACCGCGCAGCGCGAACAGCTGGCGCAAGGTGGCCGGGATTCTGACCGAGGCGTTGCCCCCCGGCGCCGGTGAGGGCGCCATCGTGGGTATCGGCGTCAACGTCGGCGATACACCGTTTCCATCCCATCTGGCCGGCACCGCCGTGGCGCTCGATCAATGTGTCGGCACGCCGGTCGATCAGGATGCGCTCTGCGCCGGACTCCTCGCGCGGCTGGCTCGTTGGCGGCGGCGCGTCGCCACGGATGGCGCCGCGGAGCTGCTGCATCGCTGGCGCGAGCTGTCGCCCAGCAGCCTCGGTGCCCCCGTTGCCTGGGACGACGGCGCTGGGGCTACCCGTCGCGGGATCACGGCGGGCATTGATGGCGCCGGCGCTCTTCTCGTGAACGTCGACGGCGCCACGGAGCGAGTCGTCGGCGGCGACCTCCGATGGGGCGGTTAG
- a CDS encoding type III pantothenate kinase codes for MLLVIDVGNTNIVFGIFDGETLEVSWRLTTLPARTADELWILVNRLFSEHDVDPKRFDGVALASVVPVLTQTVAEMVARRIACPILVAAAENAGLPIAYDQPADVGADRLVNAVAALRRYAGGPADIRRPIIVVDFGTATTFDVISSAGEYQGGVICPGVEISADALFQRAARLPRVDVRKPAEVIGRSTVASMQSGLFYGYVAMVEGIVKRLRDELGNDAVPICVGTGGLAGAVASETTVIDAVEPDLTLIGLRYVWEEHGGAGA; via the coding sequence ATGCTCCTCGTGATCGACGTCGGGAATACGAACATCGTCTTCGGGATCTTCGACGGCGAGACCCTCGAGGTGAGCTGGCGCCTGACGACCCTTCCCGCACGGACCGCCGATGAGCTCTGGATCCTCGTCAACCGCCTCTTTTCGGAACATGACGTGGACCCGAAACGGTTCGACGGCGTGGCTCTCGCCTCGGTGGTTCCCGTCCTGACGCAGACGGTCGCCGAGATGGTGGCGCGCCGGATCGCGTGTCCCATCCTTGTGGCGGCGGCTGAGAACGCCGGCCTGCCGATCGCCTATGACCAGCCTGCCGACGTCGGGGCAGATCGCCTGGTCAATGCCGTGGCAGCCCTCCGCCGGTACGCCGGGGGCCCGGCCGACATCCGGCGGCCGATCATCGTCGTCGACTTCGGCACGGCTACGACGTTCGACGTCATTTCGTCCGCCGGTGAGTACCAGGGTGGCGTGATCTGTCCCGGCGTCGAGATTTCGGCGGACGCGCTGTTTCAGCGTGCCGCCCGGCTGCCACGGGTGGACGTACGGAAGCCGGCGGAGGTGATCGGCCGGAGCACGGTTGCCTCGATGCAGTCCGGTCTCTTCTACGGCTACGTCGCGATGGTGGAGGGCATCGTCAAACGATTGCGCGATGAACTGGGGAACGACGCAGTTCCGATCTGTGTCGGGACCGGCGGCCTGGCTGGCGCGGTCGCTTCCGAGACGACCGTGATCGACGCAGTAGAACCCGACCTGACGCTGATCGGCCTGCGCTATGTCTGGGAAGAGCACGGAGGCGCCGGCGCGTGA